A genomic segment from Gadus morhua chromosome 4, gadMor3.0, whole genome shotgun sequence encodes:
- the c4h8orf74 gene encoding uncharacterized protein C8orf74 homolog translates to MMATLTETEMKKISKLQRCEAVPRLAGHFTWPEFGDKRWPSVLRQFHQHFVFDMALFTVTLGLPWRDVIRAATMAKDVFPRLNGLDIPALLALLDEAQTQRLPNLSLLHGSQLSWYLTNACVGSHRLLAAVVDHATNVSTERAHLEVQVPPRPLPLTQGLTLEEVELQRRQAELTAALGCTEHQLQALRTTPRVSRRTEVNTAALLDAEGVQELVRSMAEQVATSLRQEATLVAKLLELKLQSTVLSTRGSSSPALTPQAIAKPTRPAQVRKGRRK, encoded by the exons ATGATGGCAACCTTGACCGAGACCGAAATGAAGAAGATATCAAAACTTCAG AGGTGCGAGGCTGTGCCGCGGCTCGCGGGTCACTTCACGTGGCCCGAGTTCGGTGACAAGCGGTGGCCCTCCGTACTGCGACAGTTCCACCAGCACTTCGTGTTCGACATGGCGCTGTTCACGGTAACTCTGGGCTTGCCGTGGAGGGACGTGATCCGAGCAGCGACGATGGCTAAAGACGTATTTCCGCGGCTCAATG GTTTGGACATTCCTGCCCTACTGGCCCTTCTGGATGAGGCTCAAACCCAACGGCTGCCCAACCTATCACTGCTCCATGGGAGTCAGCTGAGCTGGTACCTCACCAACGCCTGCGTTGGGAGCCACCGGCTACTCGCAGCAGTAGTGGACCATGCCACCaacgtttccaccgagcgggcTCATTTAGAGGTGCAGGTGCCCCCAAGGCCACTGCCTCTCACCCAG GGCCTgaccctggaggaggtggaactCCAGAGACGACAGGCAGAGCTCACCGCCGCCCTGGGGTGCACTGAGCACCAACTCCAGGCTCTACGCACGACCCCAAGGGTCAGCAGGAGGACGGAGGTCAACACGGCCGCACTGCTAGATGCCGAG GGTGTACAGGAGTTGGTCCGTTCTATGGCGGAGCAAGTAGCCACCAGCCTGCGTCAAGAAGCCACTCTGGTCGCAAAACTCCTGGAGCTCAAACTGCAGAGCACAGTCTTGTCCACTAGGGGGAGCAGCAGCCCAGCTCTGACTCCCCAGGCCATCGCCAAGCCTACACGACCAGCTCAGgtcaggaaggggaggaggaagtga